TATACAGATAAAAAAAGCAGCTTTACGCTGGAGGATTTGACCAGTCGCCGGTACGATATCGTGCCGTCTTACCTGGATAGCATTTTACTGGAGGCCCGGGAAGCAGAGGTGGAGGTTTCCGTCCTTCGCCCGCTGGACTATGGCATCGATTTTTATGGAGACTCGGTGTTTACGACGGTAAAGTTAGCAGAGGAGAGGCCAGAAATGGTAGAAGCTTTTCGGAAAGCTACGCTGGAAGGATGGCGTTATGCTTTGGAAAATCCCTTGGAAATGGCGACCCTCATTACCGAAAGTTTTGAAGATACCAGGATTGATCAAGGATACGCCAGCGGTCATGCAGGATATGATTATTCCATGTATCCCAGCGAATTTCTGGAATATAATAAATTTCAGGCACAGCAGGTCATGGAATTAACCTATTATCCAGTGGTAGAACTGGGGAATCTTCATCCTTTTCGATGGGAAGAAACCCATCAGGCACTCAGTCGTCTTGGTTTAATTACCAAGCCCTTGGATATACAGTCTTTTATCTTTGATTACGAAAGCCTGGAACAGGAAAAACAGCAGCAACGGCAGGAGCGGCTTTTATTCTTATTGCGACTGGGCCTTTTACTACTGGCGGGATTCTTGCTGGTAGCGGCTACTTCCCGCCGTGAAGCTCATCGCATGGAAAAACTGTTTCGAAAGGAACGGGAGGAAAACAGTCGAAAAGAAGCCTTAATGATTTATCAGGCAAGAATGGCTGCTATGGGAGAGATGGTTGCTCATATTGCACATCAGTGGCGACAGCCGCTCAATAATTTGGGCTTGGTACTGGCGAATTTGGAAGATGCGTTTACGTATCATGAATTGGATGAAGAGCAGATGAACCGATCTGTTAATCACAGCCGAAAATTAATTAATCGGATGTCTGATACAATAGACGATTTTATGCAATTTGCGAATCCTACCCTTCAGCCGGATGACTATCAGGTTAAACTGGCGGTTCAGGAAGTATTGGATTTAATGGAAGCCCGGCTTCGTGCTTATGGGATTCAGGTGTCCTTGGAAGGAGAGGAAAGCATTACCGCCTATGGACATCGTAATCATTTTTCTCAGGCCGTATTCAATCTGATTGCCAACGCCATGGATGCATTAGCGGAACATCAGCCAGCATCGCCAAGTATTAACATTCGTATTGAACAGGATTCTCCCTGGATTATGTTATCCATATCCGATACAGGTGGGGGGATCCACCCAAGTATTGCTGAACACATTTTTGAACCCTATTTCAGTACAAAGCCAGAGAAGCAAGGGACCGGACTAGGGCTTTATATGACCAAAACCATCGTAGAAAACAGCTTAAAAGGTCAGATTCACTGGGAAAATCATCAACAGGGAGTCACCATGATCATAAGAATGCCCGAAAAGAAGGAGAGGACGCTAGATGACGGAAAAGAAAACAGAATCCATGACCGTACTTAAACATCTGAATGTTCTTTATGTAGAGGATGATCCGGAGACACGACAGGAGCTGGCTATCTATTTGAAACGACGGGTTGGACGGCTGAGGTTGGCGTCTAATGGAACAGAAGCCCTTCATTCTCTTGGGGAGCGGCCGCCTCACCTAATCATCACGGATTTGAAAATGCCGGAGATGGATGGCCTTACCATGATCAAAAGACTTCGGGAGAAGGGTTGGGATATGCCTGTTATCATCACTTCCGCTCTTTCGGACAGTGAAACCATTATCGAAGCCGTAGGAGTGGGAATTGTCCGGTATGTGGTTAAGCCCATTGACTTAGAAGAGTTGTTAGAACAGATGAATCAGGTGGGGCAGGAAATTATTAAAAAAGAAAAATGTTTGGTGGTGTTAGGGGAGCAATGTTTGGAAACGGCTGATGAGTTAGCGGAGATGGAGATGAAAATCAAAAAAGAAGTGACGCATTTTATGAAAACAACAACGGGGAAAGGGCCCAGAGACCTTCATGTTTCCTTGACAGCAGGCAGGATTGAAATTCGTGCCCGAGGATGTCTGACCCGGCTGGAAGAAGGTATTTTGGTTAATCGTCGCCATTATAGTTTGGTCGATTATCATCGCCGCCTATTTTATACGGAAAATCAACAAGCCTTAACCACTTGTCTGTCCCAGGTCACCGGGTGTCCGGTAAAGCTTCGGGAAGTGGTCTGTGATAGTCGGAAAGATCAGGAAAAGCTGGTATTGGAAATTCCATAGTGAGTGAAAAAATGGATGAAAAGGTTTTCCTGGAAACGCTTGCACTGAAAAAAGTAGTATGATACAATAAATTCAGAAACTTAAGAGTATTCCACCTTGGCGGGATCAAAAGCCTGCTAGGTTCTTCTTGAGTAGGAGGCAGTAACAATTTCATAGACAGACCGTAACAACTGGAGATCATTAGAAAATGACGCTTTAGGTGGCCGGCGCAATGAGGGAAATGCCCTCGGTTTGTGCTGGCCTTTTTGTATGCCCGAAAACCGGGTGAGGGAAATAACGCAAAGCTTTTGAAAAGATGGAAAAGGTGGAAGAAATGAAAGAAATGGAAGAGATGAAAACAGAACTAGAAGAAAAGAGGAGGAAAAACAAATGGAAAAAGCCGTTAACAACCAATCATCCCGTAACACTTCTGTATTTGATCTGAATGGAATTCCCACCATGGGAAAAGCAATTCCCTTAGGGTTGCAGCACGTATTGGCAATGATTGTAGGAAATGTGACACCAGCGATTATTATTGCCGGTGTGGTAGGCCTTAGCTCTTCAGACCGAACCTTATTGGTTCAGTGTGCCATGTTTATTGCCGGAATTGCCACCTTGCTACAGCTCTACCCGATTGGTAAAGTAGGGTCCGGTTTACCGGTGATCATGGGAGTAAGTTTTGCTTACGTGCCGACCATTATTGCCATTGGTGCTCAATACGGAATTGCCGGTATTTTTGGGGCTCAACTGGTAGGCGGTGGCGTGGCGGTTTTGGTAGGGATTTTTATCAAACACGTCCGACAATATTTTCCACCTTTAGTAGCAGGTACCGTTGTTTTTACCATTGGCCTTTCTCTCTATCCCGTTGCGATTAATTATATTGCGGGAGGTGTTGGCTCAGCAACCTATGGGTCTTATGCCAACTGGCTGGTGGCGCTGATCACCCTTTCGGTAGTATTGTTCTGTAATCAGTTTACCAAAGGTTATTTCAAACTGGCTTCTATTCTAATGGGAATTATTGCTGGTTATGTGATTGCTTTTTTCTTTAACATGGTAAGTTTTGCACCAGTAGCTGAAGCTTCCTGGTTTGCCGCTCCCCGCCCCCTTCATTTTGGGATTGAATTTTATCCACCAGCAATTCTTAGCATGGTGATTATGTATATCGTTAACTCGGTTCAGGCCGTAGGCGATTTATCGGCTACTACGGTAGGCGGCATGGGTCGGGAAGTGACAGAAAAAGAACTCTCTGGAGGGATTA
This region of Tindallia magadiensis genomic DNA includes:
- a CDS encoding ABC transporter substrate-binding protein; the encoded protein is MKLLRVKRILLTICLLMGFFQIPVSAASYESSEEGKPVVLQLRWEPQFQFAGYYAALWQGYYEEAGLDVTIRSAFDEKGNIRQATEEVQAGRADFGVGAVDILFANENGKPLTVVAAIFQRSAVAYYRLEETKVNNLVDLMDRKVARRHLDLLDVELQAMLIAEGIDPAQLPYTDKKSSFTLEDLTSRRYDIVPSYLDSILLEAREAEVEVSVLRPLDYGIDFYGDSVFTTVKLAEERPEMVEAFRKATLEGWRYALENPLEMATLITESFEDTRIDQGYASGHAGYDYSMYPSEFLEYNKFQAQQVMELTYYPVVELGNLHPFRWEETHQALSRLGLITKPLDIQSFIFDYESLEQEKQQQRQERLLFLLRLGLLLLAGFLLVAATSRREAHRMEKLFRKEREENSRKEALMIYQARMAAMGEMVAHIAHQWRQPLNNLGLVLANLEDAFTYHELDEEQMNRSVNHSRKLINRMSDTIDDFMQFANPTLQPDDYQVKLAVQEVLDLMEARLRAYGIQVSLEGEESITAYGHRNHFSQAVFNLIANAMDALAEHQPASPSINIRIEQDSPWIMLSISDTGGGIHPSIAEHIFEPYFSTKPEKQGTGLGLYMTKTIVENSLKGQIHWENHQQGVTMIIRMPEKKERTLDDGKENRIHDRT
- a CDS encoding uracil-xanthine permease family protein, producing the protein MEKAVNNQSSRNTSVFDLNGIPTMGKAIPLGLQHVLAMIVGNVTPAIIIAGVVGLSSSDRTLLVQCAMFIAGIATLLQLYPIGKVGSGLPVIMGVSFAYVPTIIAIGAQYGIAGIFGAQLVGGGVAVLVGIFIKHVRQYFPPLVAGTVVFTIGLSLYPVAINYIAGGVGSATYGSYANWLVALITLSVVLFCNQFTKGYFKLASILMGIIAGYVIAFFFNMVSFAPVAEASWFAAPRPLHFGIEFYPPAILSMVIMYIVNSVQAVGDLSATTVGGMGREVTEKELSGGIIGNGVASIAASLFGGLPTATYSQNVGIVAMTKVVSRFVLGIAAAFILLGGFVPKFGAVMTTIPQSVLGGATITVFAMITMTGIKLIIQDELSGRNMSIVGLAVALGIGITQVPESLELFPDWVMMVFGQSAVVIATIVAFTLNLVLPQKTLADEQQERKEMEQEG
- a CDS encoding Na-translocating system protein MpsC family protein is translated as MTEKKTESMTVLKHLNVLYVEDDPETRQELAIYLKRRVGRLRLASNGTEALHSLGERPPHLIITDLKMPEMDGLTMIKRLREKGWDMPVIITSALSDSETIIEAVGVGIVRYVVKPIDLEELLEQMNQVGQEIIKKEKCLVVLGEQCLETADELAEMEMKIKKEVTHFMKTTTGKGPRDLHVSLTAGRIEIRARGCLTRLEEGILVNRRHYSLVDYHRRLFYTENQQALTTCLSQVTGCPVKLREVVCDSRKDQEKLVLEIP